Proteins encoded in a region of the Vallitalea longa genome:
- a CDS encoding U32 family peptidase translates to MKYFSIPADFKKSTIDRLYELNNTYEDIKIIETYGQVTVGKILNSGRIMDVLPQINMAELKKYIEYCRKKNIEFSYTLNPACFGNYEFSEEGIKSILDLLNQLATIGITNITVSSPSLVEIVRESGFDFEIKASAICEIVSPNKANFYKKIGAERIVVDPDITRDFEKLKHICEVYGDKVEIIINNVCMHNCPYKMFHYNHEAHCTNDQDIKDFFFNRCSMQKASDTANLLKLNWIRPEDIKLYEEVGIRYFKIQGRQNVLTGDIVKTLEYYFNESYDGNLFDLITIFSPYNSYQTYIDNKKLDGFVERFFREPGFCKEVCSKCGYCNRYAKMAIDVEESRELNRKCLEFYSEYDKFSKVLKQNTFKHEQQTLSNELEFDFD, encoded by the coding sequence ATGAAATATTTTAGTATTCCAGCGGATTTTAAAAAAAGTACAATTGATAGACTTTATGAATTGAATAATACATATGAAGATATAAAGATAATTGAAACATATGGACAGGTGACAGTTGGCAAGATATTAAATTCAGGAAGGATCATGGATGTTCTGCCACAAATCAATATGGCAGAACTGAAAAAGTATATTGAGTATTGCAGAAAAAAGAATATAGAGTTTAGTTATACACTTAATCCAGCATGTTTTGGGAATTATGAATTTAGTGAAGAAGGTATTAAATCCATTTTGGATTTACTGAATCAGTTAGCCACTATTGGAATAACTAATATTACGGTTTCTTCGCCTTCATTAGTAGAAATAGTTAGAGAATCTGGATTTGATTTTGAAATTAAAGCTTCTGCCATATGTGAAATAGTATCACCTAATAAAGCGAATTTCTATAAAAAAATTGGAGCAGAGAGGATTGTAGTTGATCCTGATATAACTAGAGATTTTGAAAAATTAAAGCATATATGCGAAGTTTATGGAGATAAGGTTGAGATAATTATTAATAATGTATGCATGCATAATTGCCCATATAAAATGTTTCATTATAATCATGAAGCTCATTGTACTAATGATCAAGATATAAAAGACTTTTTCTTCAATAGATGTTCAATGCAAAAAGCTAGTGATACAGCGAATCTATTAAAACTTAATTGGATCAGGCCAGAAGATATAAAATTGTATGAAGAGGTAGGTATCAGATATTTTAAAATACAAGGAAGACAAAATGTGTTAACTGGGGATATAGTAAAAACGTTAGAATATTATTTCAACGAGTCATATGATGGTAATTTATTTGATCTCATTACAATATTCTCTCCATATAATTCTTATCAGACATATATAGATAACAAAAAACTTGATGGATTTGTGGAGAGATTTTTTAGAGAACCCGGATTTTGTAAAGAAGTTTGCTCTAAATGTGGATACTGTAATAGGTATGCAAAAATGGCAATTGATGTTGAAGAAAGTCGTGAATTGAATAGAAAGTGCTTGGAATTCTATTCTGAATATGACAAGTTTTCAAAGGTATTAAAGCAGAATACTTTCAAACATGAACAGCAAACTCTAAGTAATGAGTTAGAATTTGATTTCGATTAG
- a CDS encoding U32 family peptidase: MKYYVVPADFKTETIDKYYKLNNTYSDSKVIETYGQLTIGNSLGSGRAGDLIPKIDIHGLKNYISYSRDKGIGFSYTLNATCLGNREFEEEGIEEILGFLKKLYEIGVRSLIIAMPTLFEIVKMSGYDFEIKASTLCQITNVNKAVSFKKLGVSKIVLEESINRDFKTIKDIVGAFGDGVEIIVNVICHKNCTYRMFHQNQVSHDKEVNTKSSTYYSHRCMMKRAEEPSNLLKMNWVRPEDIKYYHEMGIQYYKLQGRQAVLHGDMVKTVESYFKESFDGNLMDLLDGFHSTNAFKVYIDNKKLDSFLKPFRTNDNFCKNNCDACNYCNKFVGKVVDLEQTKEVFDAATKFYQQCDHFNNSVKKIVNDGLHGKTDERSTGIAGSVEFDFE; the protein is encoded by the coding sequence ATGAAATATTATGTTGTACCAGCGGATTTTAAAACAGAAACTATAGATAAGTATTACAAATTAAACAATACATATAGTGATAGCAAAGTAATTGAAACCTATGGACAATTAACGATTGGAAATAGTTTGGGATCTGGAAGAGCTGGAGATCTTATTCCTAAAATTGATATTCATGGTTTAAAGAATTACATAAGTTATTCTAGGGATAAAGGAATCGGTTTTAGTTATACTCTTAATGCTACTTGTTTAGGTAATCGTGAATTTGAAGAGGAGGGTATAGAAGAAATATTAGGGTTTCTCAAGAAATTATATGAGATTGGAGTAAGAAGTCTGATAATAGCAATGCCTACGTTATTTGAGATTGTGAAAATGTCAGGATATGACTTTGAAATAAAAGCTTCAACTCTATGTCAGATTACAAACGTTAATAAAGCTGTCAGCTTCAAGAAGCTTGGTGTTTCAAAAATTGTACTTGAAGAGTCAATTAATAGAGACTTTAAGACAATAAAAGACATTGTTGGAGCTTTTGGTGATGGTGTTGAAATTATTGTTAATGTAATCTGTCATAAGAATTGTACTTATAGAATGTTTCACCAGAATCAAGTATCTCATGATAAAGAGGTAAATACCAAAAGTTCAACATACTATTCCCATCGATGTATGATGAAAAGAGCTGAAGAACCAAGTAACTTACTTAAGATGAATTGGGTTAGACCAGAAGATATTAAGTATTATCATGAAATGGGTATTCAATATTATAAATTACAGGGAAGACAAGCGGTATTACATGGGGATATGGTTAAAACAGTAGAAAGCTACTTTAAAGAATCTTTTGATGGTAACTTAATGGACCTTTTGGATGGATTCCATTCTACAAACGCATTTAAAGTGTATATAGATAATAAAAAACTGGATTCATTTCTTAAGCCATTCAGAACTAATGATAATTTCTGTAAAAATAATTGTGATGCATGTAATTATTGCAATAAGTTTGTTGGAAAAGTTGTTGATCTGGAGCAAACAAAGGAAGTGTTCGATGCAGCCACTAAGTTCTACCAGCAATGTGATCATTTCAACAACAGTGTTAAGAAGATAGTTAATGATGGATTGCATGGAAAGACAGATGAAAGAAGTACTGGTATTGCAGGTTCCGTAGAATTTGATTTTGAGTAA
- a CDS encoding ACP S-malonyltransferase — protein MEKTALIFPGQGCQYIGMGKSIFDEYNVAREVFEEANEVLGFNLSKLCFEGGFSELNRLRNMLLSIFTVSVALYKVFEKEVGINPEFVAGHSLGEYTALTCSGVFTFSDALKIVDKRSMIAKKYNKQGHMTIVNDIGLKDLTNICKEFSNHQEYVSIACSNTAKQYVISGHDNKLDEVGEKLINMGAQITPFMMSPPFHSKIMASAKAELLEEIEKYSIQDAKWPIISNVTATATLNSQQLIQNLADQMCSEVRWNESMRFIINSDIHNIIEIGPQKILGNLIHNPKINVLAYGKKNDRDNLSISVIAKRKENYRKFIKKCVKSVVCTPNYNVNYDEYKSGVIIPYERLEKLLQSNTDIYEDDEKTVAEIMNLVKLIFITKKVPILEQKTRYKEIIKDMENYDNDWLDEVFLAENPVRG, from the coding sequence GTGGAAAAAACAGCATTAATTTTTCCAGGACAAGGGTGTCAGTATATTGGAATGGGGAAATCAATATTTGACGAGTATAATGTGGCGAGAGAGGTATTTGAAGAAGCAAATGAAGTTTTAGGATTTAATTTATCCAAATTATGTTTTGAAGGTGGGTTTTCAGAATTAAATAGGCTAAGAAATATGTTATTGTCAATATTTACAGTGAGTGTTGCTTTATACAAAGTGTTCGAAAAAGAAGTAGGCATTAATCCAGAATTTGTTGCTGGTCATAGTCTTGGTGAGTATACGGCACTTACTTGTTCAGGTGTTTTTACATTTTCTGATGCATTAAAAATAGTAGACAAACGGTCTATGATAGCAAAAAAATATAATAAACAAGGTCATATGACTATTGTGAATGATATCGGTTTGAAGGATTTAACGAATATATGTAAAGAATTTTCTAATCATCAAGAGTATGTTTCAATTGCGTGTTCAAATACTGCAAAACAGTATGTTATTTCGGGTCATGATAATAAATTGGATGAAGTTGGAGAGAAACTTATTAATATGGGGGCACAGATAACTCCGTTTATGATGAGTCCACCTTTTCATAGTAAAATAATGGCTTCTGCTAAGGCTGAATTATTGGAGGAAATTGAAAAGTATAGTATTCAAGATGCTAAATGGCCAATTATATCAAATGTTACAGCAACAGCCACATTGAACTCACAGCAGCTTATTCAAAATTTAGCAGACCAAATGTGTAGTGAAGTAAGATGGAATGAGTCAATGAGGTTCATTATCAACAGTGATATTCATAATATTATTGAGATTGGTCCACAAAAGATTCTTGGAAATTTAATTCATAATCCGAAAATCAATGTATTAGCCTATGGTAAAAAGAACGATAGAGATAATCTCAGTATAAGTGTAATAGCTAAAAGAAAAGAAAATTATAGGAAATTTATAAAAAAATGTGTAAAGTCTGTTGTATGTACACCTAATTACAACGTAAATTATGATGAATATAAATCAGGTGTGATTATACCATATGAAAGATTAGAGAAATTATTGCAATCAAATACAGACATTTATGAAGATGATGAAAAGACAGTTGCCGAGATAATGAATTTAGTAAAATTAATATTTATAACTAAAAAAGTGCCAATATTAGAACAAAAAACTAGATATAAAGAGATAATTAAAGATATGGAAAATTATGATAATGATTGGCTTGATGAAGTATTCCTTGCAGAAAATCCAGTGAGAGGTTGA
- a CDS encoding condensation domain-containing protein, whose protein sequence is MMNPPKINKTNVEDILPITPMQRGMLFHLMINPSSFLYFEQMCYRLRGKIQVEVFREAWNHVAKSNELLRSLIRYKGLSKPILIVLKKYDIPVVFHNLADMDEKERERELSKIKSNDYLSRVDINVQPFRVTLCKMSEDEYEMIITTHHIIFDGWSNIILLKEFKDYYNTFYYNKKVIIHQKTRFKEYIKYLWKADKDKEKKFWKHYLRGYSIRNLNIKNNNYGLTDERGHFDYEVDAELATNIRKFARINNISIAVLLYSVWAIAQWEINKKSDIIIGISVSGRNVKLKGIENMVGLFINTIPFRLKFELDEELKGYLKRMNKAIIEIDEFQTTDLADIKKYGGYKPNTSLFNTIFVIQNYPFKNLNYETGNDIVDISLTTKEYETNIDLSIGVRVFSEDIKFELNYNKKVFEEQLINNLFDDYISKLEDIVSQDGYENTKIKNITCNCVNADKKSNKIDSIESARKVDFDEIF, encoded by the coding sequence ATGATGAATCCGCCTAAAATTAATAAAACTAACGTAGAGGATATTTTGCCAATAACCCCAATGCAAAGAGGTATGTTATTTCACTTAATGATTAATCCAAGTAGTTTTCTGTACTTCGAGCAAATGTGTTATAGGTTAAGGGGTAAAATTCAAGTTGAAGTTTTTAGAGAAGCATGGAACCATGTTGCAAAATCGAATGAATTACTTAGGAGCCTTATAAGATATAAGGGGCTAAGCAAACCAATACTTATTGTACTAAAAAAATATGACATTCCTGTTGTTTTCCATAATCTTGCTGATATGGATGAAAAAGAAAGAGAACGTGAATTATCTAAGATAAAAAGTAATGATTATCTAAGTAGAGTAGATATTAATGTTCAACCCTTTAGAGTAACATTGTGTAAAATGTCAGAAGATGAATATGAGATGATTATTACAACACATCATATTATCTTTGATGGTTGGAGCAATATAATACTGCTTAAAGAATTTAAGGATTATTACAACACATTCTATTATAACAAAAAGGTGATTATACATCAGAAAACAAGATTCAAGGAGTATATAAAATACTTATGGAAGGCAGACAAAGATAAAGAAAAGAAATTTTGGAAACATTATTTAAGAGGTTACAGTATTAGAAACCTGAATATAAAAAATAATAATTATGGTTTGACTGATGAACGAGGGCATTTTGATTATGAAGTAGACGCAGAGTTAGCTACAAACATCAGAAAATTTGCTAGGATAAATAATATAAGTATAGCTGTATTACTATATAGTGTCTGGGCAATTGCTCAATGGGAGATAAACAAGAAAAGTGATATCATAATTGGAATTTCAGTTTCTGGACGTAATGTAAAACTAAAAGGAATTGAAAATATGGTAGGTCTGTTCATCAATACTATACCATTTAGACTTAAATTTGAACTTGATGAAGAACTGAAAGGATACTTAAAAAGAATGAATAAGGCCATTATTGAGATTGATGAATTTCAAACGACCGATCTGGCAGATATCAAAAAATATGGGGGATACAAACCTAATACATCTTTATTCAATACAATTTTTGTTATTCAAAACTACCCTTTTAAAAATCTTAATTACGAGACTGGAAATGATATTGTTGACATAAGCCTTACAACAAAAGAATATGAGACCAATATAGATTTAAGTATTGGAGTCAGGGTGTTTAGTGAGGATATAAAATTTGAGTTGAATTATAACAAAAAAGTGTTTGAAGAACAATTAATCAATAATTTATTTGATGATTATATAAGTAAGCTAGAAGATATTGTATCTCAAGATGGTTATGAAAATACAAAGATTAAAAATATAACTTGTAATTGTGTTAATGCAGATAAAAAGTCAAATAAAATAGATAGCATAGAGAGCGCTAGGAAGGTTGATTTTGATGAAATATTTTAG